In Coleofasciculus chthonoplastes PCC 7420, one genomic interval encodes:
- a CDS encoding superoxide dismutase produces MAYALPDLPYAYNALEPYISAKTLEFHHDKHHAKYVNNFNDMSQAAGMADKSIEEVIKASYKDSSKSGLFNNAAQAWNHTFFWNSMKSGGGGVPSGAVADKIKSDLGGYDKFKEEFKKAATSQFGSGWAWLVLDNGTLKVVNTANAVNPIALGMTPLLTCDVWEHAYYLDYQNKRPDFVEAFLNNLINWDFVNQQMAAA; encoded by the coding sequence ATGGCCTACGCACTTCCTGATTTACCTTACGCTTACAACGCGCTGGAGCCTTATATCTCAGCTAAAACGCTAGAGTTTCATCACGACAAGCACCACGCGAAGTACGTTAATAACTTCAACGACATGTCGCAAGCCGCTGGTATGGCTGACAAGTCCATCGAGGAAGTCATTAAGGCTAGCTACAAGGATTCGTCCAAGTCAGGGCTTTTCAATAATGCCGCCCAAGCTTGGAACCACACCTTCTTCTGGAACTCAATGAAGTCGGGTGGTGGCGGTGTGCCCAGTGGTGCAGTCGCTGACAAAATCAAGTCTGATTTAGGCGGCTACGATAAGTTCAAGGAAGAATTCAAGAAAGCTGCTACAAGCCAATTTGGTAGTGGCTGGGCGTGGCTAGTCCTCGATAATGGCACGCTCAAAGTAGTTAACACCGCCAATGCTGTCAACCCCATTGCTTTGGGAATGACACCGTTGTTAACCTGTGATGTGTGGGAACACGCCTACTATCTGGATTATCAAAACAAGCGTCCTGATTTTGTGGAAGCGTTTCTCAACAATCTGATTAACTGGGACTTTGTGAATCAGCAAATGGCTGCGGCTTAA
- a CDS encoding TIGR00725 family protein, producing MRKIVVGVMGPGKGATATDLERAYELGQRIAQQGWVLLTGGRNAGVMDAASQGAKAAGGLTVGILPSSDTQNMSDAVDIAIATDMGSGRNNINVLSSDVVIACGIGAGTASEIALALKGGKPVVLLSDHHESQQFFTSLSPETVFVAATPVDAIDIVQAIVQENR from the coding sequence ATGAGAAAAATCGTTGTCGGCGTGATGGGACCCGGTAAAGGGGCTACCGCCACAGACTTAGAACGAGCTTATGAATTGGGACAACGTATCGCCCAGCAGGGATGGGTGCTGCTGACGGGTGGCAGAAATGCTGGGGTAATGGATGCAGCAAGTCAAGGGGCAAAAGCCGCAGGTGGCTTAACTGTGGGCATTTTACCCAGCAGCGATACTCAGAATATGTCCGATGCTGTGGATATTGCGATCGCGACGGATATGGGGAGTGGGCGCAATAATATTAACGTTCTCTCCAGTGATGTGGTGATTGCTTGTGGTATTGGTGCAGGAACCGCTTCAGAAATCGCTCTCGCCCTCAAGGGTGGTAAACCTGTGGTATTATTATCCGACCATCACGAAAGTCAACAGTTTTTTACCAGCCTGTCGCCGGAGACGGTTTTTGTGGCAGCCACCCCAGTCGATGCCATTGATATTGTGCAAGCGATTGTCCAGGAAAACCGCTAA
- a CDS encoding DNA-3-methyladenine glycosylase family protein, with translation MNYAIAIDFLQDCDPVLGQLIDRIGECQLNQHELEGDLFFCLSRSILHQQLSTKVAHVIHSRFLQVYPDTPFPTAQDVLDTPDEVLRGVGISRPKIAYLKDLARHSIDGLPTLEALEVMDDESIIKILTQVKGIGCWTVQMLLIFRLKRWDVLPVDDLGIRTGIRNLYNLEALPDRKTTKRFGQRWKPYCSIASWYLWRSLDLKPI, from the coding sequence ATGAATTACGCGATCGCCATTGACTTTCTCCAGGATTGTGATCCCGTTCTGGGACAACTTATTGACCGAATTGGTGAATGTCAACTAAATCAGCACGAGTTGGAGGGAGATTTATTTTTTTGCCTATCCCGGTCAATTCTTCACCAACAACTTTCTACCAAAGTGGCGCATGTTATCCACAGTCGGTTTCTCCAAGTTTACCCTGACACGCCGTTTCCTACTGCACAGGATGTCCTAGACACACCTGATGAAGTTCTCCGAGGTGTGGGGATTTCACGCCCGAAAATTGCTTATCTTAAAGACTTGGCACGTCATTCAATTGATGGATTGCCCACCCTGGAAGCGTTGGAAGTTATGGATGATGAGTCGATTATAAAGATTTTAACGCAGGTTAAAGGGATTGGATGCTGGACTGTGCAGATGCTGTTGATTTTCCGTCTCAAGCGATGGGATGTTTTGCCTGTGGATGACTTGGGGATACGTACAGGTATTCGGAACCTGTATAATCTTGAGGCACTTCCTGACCGCAAAACGACAAAACGCTTCGGACAAAGGTGGAAGCCGTATTGCAGTATCGCCTCATGGTACTTGTGGCGCAGCTTGGATCTAAAGCCAATCTGA
- a CDS encoding uridine kinase, translated as MLDNLARKRLISIKDAAEAIVRQRTIIPDHQALLVAISGIDGSGKGYLTDKIATLLLKRGLNIANINLDGWLNLPEKRFSKINPPEQFYRHAIRFEELFGQLVFPLRNRRSIYLEADFTEETATKYHKHIYSFEEVDVILLEGIYLLKHQFQSYYDLSFWIDCSFETALERAIARSQEGLSPEETIQAYQTIYFPAQKIHFELDQPQRSAIARINNDPRLGG; from the coding sequence ATGCTCGACAATCTTGCGCGAAAACGCTTGATCAGCATTAAAGATGCTGCTGAAGCGATTGTTCGACAGCGAACAATTATTCCAGATCACCAGGCACTTCTAGTCGCGATTTCAGGGATAGATGGTTCAGGGAAAGGCTATCTCACCGACAAAATTGCCACCCTACTTTTGAAACGGGGTCTCAATATCGCAAACATCAATCTTGATGGTTGGTTAAATCTGCCTGAAAAACGCTTTAGTAAAATCAATCCACCGGAACAGTTCTACCGACATGCGATTCGTTTTGAAGAGTTATTTGGTCAACTCGTCTTTCCATTACGCAATCGCCGCTCCATTTATCTTGAGGCAGATTTCACGGAAGAAACAGCTACGAAATATCACAAACATATATACAGCTTTGAGGAAGTAGATGTTATCTTGCTAGAAGGAATCTACTTACTAAAGCATCAATTTCAGTCATATTACGATCTCTCTTTCTGGATTGATTGCAGCTTTGAGACAGCCCTAGAACGGGCGATTGCTCGTTCACAAGAGGGATTGTCTCCAGAAGAAACAATTCAGGCATATCAGACGATTTATTTCCCGGCTCAGAAGATTCATTTTGAGCTTGATCAACCGCAACGATCTGCGATCGCAAGAATTAACAACGATCCCAGATTAGGAGGGTGA
- a CDS encoding class I SAM-dependent methyltransferase, translating to MNEENKSIHDFDFKLICEYFSSLERQGPGSPEVTIKALSFIDNLTNESQIADIGCGTGSQTMAMASCTSGYITGIDLFPGFIELFNLNVHKLNLQDRVKGIVGSMENLPFQNEELDLIWSEGAIYNIGFERGINEWHKFLKTGGFIGVSEASWFTEERPDEIDAFWNDAYPEIDTISNKVAQMQKAGYIPIATFVLPESCWTDNFYTPQVSAQKNFLKKYAGNKTAEEFIENEIHEAELYYKYKEFYGYVFYIGKKIKFND from the coding sequence ATGAACGAGGAAAATAAATCGATTCACGACTTCGATTTTAAATTAATCTGCGAATATTTTTCAAGCCTAGAACGACAAGGACCTGGGAGTCCCGAAGTAACGATTAAAGCTTTGAGCTTTATTGATAATCTGACAAATGAATCACAAATTGCTGATATTGGTTGCGGCACCGGTAGTCAGACAATGGCAATGGCTAGTTGTACGTCAGGGTATATTACAGGAATCGACTTATTTCCCGGCTTTATAGAGCTATTCAATCTTAACGTACATAAACTGAATCTTCAGGATAGAGTCAAGGGTATTGTTGGTTCAATGGAGAATCTTCCTTTTCAGAATGAAGAATTAGACTTAATCTGGTCAGAAGGAGCAATCTACAATATCGGGTTTGAACGAGGCATAAACGAATGGCATAAGTTCTTGAAGACAGGAGGCTTTATTGGCGTTTCAGAGGCATCGTGGTTTACCGAAGAGCGACCTGATGAAATCGACGCATTTTGGAACGATGCTTATCCGGAAATAGATACTATTTCAAACAAGGTGGCACAAATGCAAAAAGCCGGATATATTCCAATTGCAACTTTTGTCCTGCCCGAAAGCTGTTGGACTGACAATTTTTATACGCCGCAAGTTTCTGCACAGAAAAACTTCTTGAAAAAATATGCAGGCAATAAAACAGCCGAAGAGTTCATAGAAAACGAAATACATGAAGCTGAATTATATTACAAATACAAAGAGTTTTATGGCTATGTTTTCTATATTGGCAAAAAAATTAAATTTAACGATTGA
- a CDS encoding XisI protein, whose amino-acid sequence MDTTTREQDIVKQVIQRYAQFKPSHGDIRLDTVFDDAQNRYALMQVGWDRGRRVRGNLIYVTLNEGKVWVEYDGMEQGISKDLIAAGIPPERIVLAFLPEEQTAATACI is encoded by the coding sequence ATGGATACCACCACGAGAGAGCAGGACATAGTAAAACAGGTGATTCAACGATACGCTCAGTTTAAACCTTCTCACGGCGATATTCGACTCGACACGGTGTTTGACGACGCGCAAAACCGCTATGCATTGATGCAGGTAGGTTGGGATAGAGGACGACGGGTGAGGGGAAATTTGATTTATGTGACTTTGAATGAGGGCAAGGTTTGGGTGGAATATGACGGGATGGAACAGGGAATCAGCAAAGACTTAATCGCCGCAGGTATTCCTCCAGAGCGAATTGTTCTTGCATTTCTCCCTGAAGAGCAAACTGCTGCAACGGCTTGCATTTAA